A single genomic interval of Phocoena sinus isolate mPhoSin1 chromosome 15, mPhoSin1.pri, whole genome shotgun sequence harbors:
- the PDIA2 gene encoding LOW QUALITY PROTEIN: protein disulfide-isomerase A2 (The sequence of the model RefSeq protein was modified relative to this genomic sequence to represent the inferred CDS: deleted 1 base in 1 codon), giving the protein MDGQLLPVLLLLLGASGLWGQGPGPEGPLEEPPEEEPPEEKPPEEDGILVLSRQTLGLALREHPALLVEFYAPWCGHCKALAPEYSKAAALLAAESAKVRLAKVDGPAEPELAEEFAVTKYPTLKFFLDGNHRHPEEYTGPWEAEGIAEWLRRRVGPSATRLEDEEGAQALIDARDVVVIGFFQDLQDKDVATFLALAQDALDMSFGLTNQPQLFQKFGLTKDTVVLFKKYDEGRADFPVDEELGLDQGDLSRFLLTHSMHLVTEFNSQTSRKIFAARILNHLLLFVNQTLAPHRELLAGFREAAPSFRGQVLFVVVDVGASNDHVLQYFGLKAEEAPTLRFINIETTKKYMPADRGPVTTTSVAAFCHAVLGGEVKPYRLSQEVPPDWDQRPVKTLVGKNFEQVAFDETKNVFIKFYAPWCTHCKEMAPAWEALAEKYRDHEDIVIAELDATANELEALPVHSFPTLKYFPAGPGRKVIEYKGTRDLETFSKFLDSGGELPAEEPTEVPGAPFPVGVSVPRLQVSGRVLWMRGCDMGWAGLRVQLPAGSL; this is encoded by the exons GGCCTCAGGCCTGTGGGGACAGGGGCCAGGGCCCGAGGGTCCCTTGGAGGAGCCCCCTGAGGAGGAGCCCCCCGAGGAGAAGCCCCCGGAGGAGGATGGGATCTTGGTGCTGAGCCGGCAGACCCTTGGCCTGGCCTTGCGGGAGCACCCTGCCCTGCTGGTGGAGTTCT ACGCCCCGTGGTGTGGGCACTGCAAGGCACTGGCCCCTGAGTACAGCAAGGCGGCTGCCCTGCTGGCAGCAGAGTCGGCCAAAGTCAGGCTGGCCAAGGTGGACGGGCCCGCGGAGCCAGAGTTGGCCGAGGAGTTTGCGGTGACAAAGTACCCCACGCTCAAGTTCTTCCTTGACGGGAACCACAGGCACCCGGAGGAGTACACTG GCCCCTGGGAGGCCGAGGGCATCGCTGAGTGGCTGAGGCGGCGGGTGGGGCCCAGTGCCACGAGGCTGGAGGATGAGGAGGGCGCCCAAGCGCTGATAGATGCCCGGGATGTGGTGGTCATTGGCTTCTTCCAG GACCTGCAGGACAAGGATGTGGCTACCTtcctggccctggcccaggaTGCCCTGGACATGAGCTTTGGCCTCACCAACCAGCCTCAGCTCTTTCAGAAGTTCGGCCTCACCAAGGACACCGTGGTCCTCTTCAAAAAG TATGACGAGGGGCGGGCAGACTTCCCAGTGGATGAGGAGCTGGGCCTGGACCAAGGGGATCTGTCACGCTTCCTCCTCACACACAGCATGCACCTGGTCACGGAGTTCAACAGCCag ACGTCCCGTAAGATCTTTGCAGCCAGGATCCTTAACCACTTGCTGCTGTTCGTCAACCAGACGCTGGCCCCCCACCGGGAGCTGCTGGCGGGCTTCCGGGAGGCAGCTCCCAGCTTCCGCGGGCAG GTGCTGTTTGTGGTGGTGGACGTGGGTGCCAGCAACGACCACGTGCTCCAGTACTTCGGCCTCAAGGCCGAGGAGGCCCCCACCCTACGCTTCATCAACATTGAGACCACCAAGAAGTACATGCCTGCGGACAGGGGGCCAGTCACCACCACCTCGGTTGCAGCCTTCTGCCACGCAGTCCTGGGTGGGGAGGTCAAG CCTTATCGCTTGAGCCAGGAGGTC CCCCCCGACTGGGACCAGCGGCCAGTCAAGACCCTCGTGGGCAAGAATTTCGAGCAGGTGGCTTTTGATGAAACCAAGAACGTGTTTATCAAATTCT ATGCCCCATGGTGCACCCACTGCAAAGAGATGGCCCCGGCCTGGGAGGCACTGGCTGAGAAGTACAGGGACCACGAGGACATCGTCATCGCCGAGCTGGATGCCACGGCCAATGAGCTGGAGGCCCTCCCTGTGCACAGCTTCCCCACCCTCAAGTACTTCCCGGCGGGGCCCGGTCGGAAG GTGATTGAATACAAAGGCACCAGAGACCTGGAGACCTTCTCCAAGTTTCTGGACAGCGGGGGTGAGCTGCCTGCAGAGGAGCCCACGGAGGTGCCCGGAGCCCCCTTCCCGGTGGGTGTCTCTGTCCCAAGGCTCCAGGTCTCTGGACGAGTCCTCTGGATGCGTGGCTGTGacatgggctgggctgggctgagggtgCAGCTTCCAGCTGGGTCTCTATGA